The window ctaaagttcagagttcatagaaggagcccacagaacctaAAGAGTATTTgtctggaagaatgggccaaaattacacctgagcaatgcttacaataagtttctccatacaggaggcatcttgaagctgtcattaccAACAAAGGCGTTTGTGCTCATTTTTAAATGAATTTCAGtaaacatgttcaatactttttccctctgtcatttctcattattacacctaaCTTAATTTAGGGACATCTATAATTTGATTTCACCTGTCTGGATTGGATGGGTTCATGTCAATaatacctttagaaatatatatacttagaaaattggtgacgagtTGAATACTTATTTCACTTGCTGTATATTATGAATTCACTTTTCACAAAATTTGGATATATTTAGATTTACGATAGAAACAATTTGAATGATAAAATAGATGGAAAGCACATGGCTTCATAGCACTATTTTATTATCTATTTTCATCTCCAACTTGGTAAAGAAAATATGATAGTAGGACTAGGGTAAATGTTCAAGTAATAGAATCGCTGCGGATTTCTGTGCAATTTGGTTATGGAAAGTCCAAAGTGGATTACAGTACCGGTCCTGTGTATAAGATTTGAACAAATTTCATGTACATTCAAAAGAAATTGTCTGCCCAGAAAATGGCATGCCCCAATCTGCAGACGTGAGATCTGCACTATGTAAATTTGTGTTCTAAATTTTCCCTCCTTTCAAAGTAGCAGAGTAAATTCTATGAAATCAGCTTATTACACATTTGAACTTTGTGGCAAAATCTGCTACTGGATATGTGGTGGATATTTCGTCAGCGTATACACCTGCCCTTCCTATAGAATAATGGCATATTTCAAAGAAAGAGTTGTGTGAAATAGTACTGACCattatgatcgaatacctcaaatattcggctttgcaaatattttccaaataggtcgccactgttcgactattcgcaaatattttatgcgcaatgtaagtctatgggaaacccgaataacaactatacgcatagcggcgacctattcgtcggatattcgtgaaaccgaatatttgaggtattcgatccttCCTAATTATGATATATTCTACTATACTATGTACAGTAAACGCAATTATAATACACAGCAAAGAGTAAAGGATGACAAATTATGACTGCAATTTTGCTACTGTTATCATTTTTCCTTCTCACTTCTTTACAGTATGTATTCGGACAATCGTACTTCTTTTCCTTCATCGTAAAAGAAACTGAGTGTTTGAAAACAGACAGTAATGTAGATCTTGCCAACTGCAAGTTCCTTAAAGACTCGGAAGCAGTAAGTTGTAACATTTCATATTCCTCAAACTCTTCATAGAATTATCAGCATTTTTAAAAATGTAATATGAAAGCACAAGTTGAACCATAGTTTTTCAAATTCAAGAAAAATGAACAGTATTAAGGCCACTTTactcgctacgatatatctaacaatatgccgtcggggtcacgtcgttagtgacacacatccggcatcgtttgacatatcgtagcgtgtgacagctacgtgcgactgtgaacgagcaataatactcaccttattgttgctcgttgatacgtcgctcattttctaaaaattgaacgtccttctgtgcgccagttggtcatcattcccgaggcagcacacatcgcaccgtgtgacacctcgggaacgatgaactgcagcttacctgcagccgccggcaatgcggaaggaggtgggcgggatgtttacgtcccgctcatctccgcccctccgcttctattggccggctgctgtgtgacgtcgctgtgacgccgaacgtccctcccccttcaggaagaggatgttcgctgcccacagcgaggttgtttggaaggtaagtatgtgtgacgggggttttcgactttgtgcgacacgggcaacaaattgctcgtgccgcacaaacggggggggcgggtgcgatcgcaaatgcgattgcacgacatATCAAcacttgtaaagcaggctttagacaataATGTTGCTCATTTCTTGATGCTTCTTTAAAAGACTTTGAACAGCCTTGAAACTCCACATTTTTGCCTGTCTGCCAGAACATCACCTTTTTagctgttcctcacccagttttaaccTTATTACACAGCTGTTTTGGTTTACTTCATGGCCGTTTTAAACTAAATCTTAAAATGATTATCATTATCTTCTCCTTGGTATATTTGGTTACTCATACATCTGACTATAAATTTACAAAATTACTTACTTTGTGCAAGTATACCTAGAAGAGTTGATGTTTTGATGTATTCTTTAAGGCAAACTCTAGTCATACCAAATATTGATTTAGTTTATATTAATTTTTCGTTCATTTACTTAGAATTTTGTTAATTGGTAAAAATAAACTATTGACACTTTTACTTTTGAAAGCATTCTAACTTTTCAGTACTTTTtctacacctgcctaaaacttttgcacaacaCTTTTTTCACTATGCACAAGCCTAGTTTTTAATATATTAAATACCAATCTTAACTTGAATGTTCTCTCCCACAGGAGGTTGGTTTCTGTAAAGGTAGCTCTTTCCACACACCTGACCGCAAAGAAAACGTTCAGGGGTCCTGTGAAATCTATGACCCAAAGGTGAGCTACATACATGCTGCATATATTCAATTACATTTCATTTCATACTAGACGCCTTCTTTATCATAGGaattgtaaattattattattattttttttgtaaattaattttaaaaaattgcgTAATTCACTTGAAGAAGTCATGATCATAAGCAGCAGCAGGCATTTTAACAGGCATTATGCTCTCTCCTAGAATTAAAAAATGTAACATTTTGTGTCTCAATAATTCTTTCTTAATTCAAAAGCGTATTCTGAGCAGTAGTGATTACTCTGGAGTTAGGCGGTGATCACTCAGGGCTTGTTTTGTTTTGAAGCAAAAGTGGTAGAACCATAATGTTTTTTCGGAGATTCTGCTGTGTTTTTGCcacgataatggtaaaaaaaaaatgcaacatgtgaacgcaACCTTATAGAACCTGCATAGTTCAGCTATTCTCTAACATAATTTGGGTTTGCTTCATGAAGACATTTTTGCCAGATTTCTGTAGATATTACAAACTGTTTTCTCCTCTCAAAGTTGTGCAATAATTTTGCATCTTTTCACATATTTTACACTAGTCTCTGTCAGCTTTTCCAAAATTGGCAGAATATGGGCAAGATAGGAAGTGGCAACGCCCGCTCATCTAATTCATTTACATCACTTTTGTCAGAAATGTACTCCAGGTCCCTGACTAAAGGAACATTTCTAGTGGAGATGCTTGCCATTTGTAAGATGAACGTTATTCAATGGCATGTGCATCTTAAAGAGGTGTATTTCCCATTTTCATTACTAGCCACTTTAATATTAtgatgagaaacaaggtttctctcaaataccttgtgttaccaatagtgcctgtgagaggcgctattgcagtccactcaccCCCTTCGCATGACCCTCTGGGCTCCGTGAccactgatgtctggtgatgtcagatcaacttccagttgatctgacatcactgcggccggccccagtctccgtgaaacACTGAGCTCTGTACagcgtttcactgctcgtcacagctcagcattgCTCCTGTTtgtgcgctctgcagtgaaggaggagagagcagggagatgatgggctgtcatgctgggctgtgatgagcagtgaaatgccacccacaacctagtcaggaagactgcggccctcCTCAGCTGATGTGATATCATTGGCCAGTAATGAAATGGGGTGAATCACCCCTTTAATGAATTAAGTGGTCTTTACTCCAGCGGTCATTTTTATCAAGACTGGTGTATAAAACGTCATTCTAAATGAAACGGGTCTTTTATGCTTTCATTCCTCATCTTTTCAAGAATTCTGATTGCTATCAATTACTGGAATATTCTTGATTACATACAGAGGCTAAAAAAACTTTCTAGTGATCCAAATATTCacaaattaaaggggtggttcacccatttttttattgtctagatcgatattatattgagaaacaatgtttctctcaaataccttgtgttgtcaatagtgcctgtgagaggcgctattgcagaccgctgttccccgtccagtgacgtacccgtccaatgctgcctcgtcacatccgtgcagccggctacattctgagcccatctgctccctgctcctcctccctcctccctcacagcacgtctcttgcttgcagcgttctgcgaggagggaggggggagcaggagacgcgccatgctgtgctaggagggaggaggggggagcaaatgggctgtgacagcagtgaaacaccgctcacagctcagagtctggaagactgtagccggctgcacggatgtgatgaggcagcattggacgggtacgtcactggacggggagcagcggtctgcaatagcgcctctcacaggcactattgacaacacaaggtatatgagagaaacattgtttctcaatataatttcgatctagacaataaaaaatatgggtgaaccacccctttaaggtgagAGACTTCAGATACATTTTATGCAGCTGATTGTTGCCTCAACATGTAAATAACATGTCTCCAGTCAATGACTGCAATTGGTAGGTATTAAAATTGTATACAATGCAGATGATAAAAGTATTAAaattcattaaagggttattcccatctccaagatcctatcccaatatgtagtaggtataataataataatattagcaaatacttctaattagaaatgtagtatagttctcctgatgtacaatgtctcttacctcatgtgcaggacataacagggtcttaggtattcatggttacaaccacgcatatagtgacagcaagttagttagttgctcatggtcgtaaccatgaataCTTAAGGTCCtgctatgccctgcacatgaggtaagtgacataaggaatcaggagaactatatttaatttctaattggtggtatttgcaaatattattctgactacatatcgggataggatcttggagaagggaataaccctttaacgctTTAATAATTACTGCTCCTGCTGTTTAGTCTTCCATAATGAGTGCTATGCAGTATAGGTAGTTAGCTGCCATTACTGGACATGAGGATGACCTGATTTCGGAGTACACCCCTCTCCCACACACATGACTGTGCTCGTGCACAGGAGAAAATCAGCTTTCATATGCATAGTGTTTTTCATCTTGAACAGACTTCTTACCGAATAACTTAATGTTTTTCCATTTCAGCCTGATAAACATGATCATGGTCATAAACACAGGCATTGTCATCATGGACATGACAGCTCAAAAACTGATCAAGGACAAGAAAAACCTGATGCCCCAAAGGTAGAAGAAGCAGATGTAAAACAGGAAGGTACTGGAGAGGCAGGACAAGGCAAAGATGTACCTGACAACTGTGGGCATCACAAGCATGGGCACTGCCCACATCATGGATGCAGACGTCATCACCAtcaacatccccaccatcatcataggCATCAtcctcaccatcatcaccatcagcaTGACCAGAAAAATGATAATCACAATCACGATGCATCACACCATCATGATCATCATCACAATCATACCTCATCTCATGATGGCAGCTCATCCGAAGAACATGCTGAAAAAAAATCTTTTAAGAAAAGATCAAAGGGGTCCATTCAGTTTCACTTCCTTTCTGACGATGAAAACAGTGTGCCAGTTCCAACTATTGTCCGCTTGCCTCCCCCACCACAACACCCTGGAAAACATGGAAAGCATGACGATATTGAATTTCCAAGTGAACATTCCAAACTGAGTACATGCCCTGGGGAACCCCTGGTTGTTCTACCAGAAATTGTTAAAAATTTTCTTTTTGCATAACTTAGAGCAACAATACACCTGCAATAAACCAGTGCTGGGAAAATGTTACGATGAGTTAAAATAAACACTGGTGAAATAAATCGCTTCATTCTTGTGTATACCAGCTCAATTCGAATAACAGTATCTACCGTATGTGTATTTCTTAGGCCAAGAATATAAATGTCAATATTTTATTTTTAGGCCCCATGTAATAGAATCCATAGCATTTTTATACTACAAAAGTGTCAGTTTCATGCTACAGAGCTATAGGCACTCAATCATGCCACATTACAGGCTCAATGTACTGGAATATAGAGATACATCTCCATATACCAGTGCATCTATATGTACCTATATTCTagagataaaatatttttttcttccaattaaaatacaagaaaaaaaatgaaaaacaattacatttaatgcacttaaaaaaaaataaacatcacaATTTGGTATCCTTGTAATTGTGACAAGCCACATAACACGTTAAAGATTATTTACGATGATCATAAATCACATAAAAAACtgcagaatttatttttttatctctataaaactcataattttttttaagaaaaatgtaAAGCTAAATCACACATAGCATAAATACTGCATTTCTTCTGCTACTTTTTTCTGCAGGTGTTTGCACCAAACAACATAATATTAATCTTTGATTATTGCATTCCTGATGCAGTTTTATTTTTGCCTTTTCCCCATGATTTGACGCACAGTGTTAGACCCATGTACACATGTGGCataaaatgttgcattttttctgctgcgttttttacACAGAAAATCTGCTGCATTTAAGTGACCAAGCTATATGGATGTGATTTCTTGAAAATTCCTTTCAGTATATGTCTAAAGACGTTGTTGAACTGTACATTTTTGAGGCTTTTTTTCTCTCTGGCCTTCTATTTGGAGCTTGAAAAAAATGTGTGTAAAAAAATTCTCTTGCCTTTTTCTATGCATAATCAAACGTTTTCTATGCGGATGAGAGTTTTCTGTACTATAGAAAATATTAAAAAtgctgcttcaaatctgcaccaaaactgcatcgaaTAATAatggtgtcacgctgtactctaagatgtacaatagcagtacagcgcagtaatgtgggactgagaggattcctggaactatctgagaaggtagttagctggtaaaccactagggggcataaaagtggaggaaacgtatgagcagggaattccctagcagaggtgatactagtcaagcccaccagatggcagtagaatcgtcagaaagccgtgtcacaacatgaggtcttgtaagtacacaagggcaaagtctaaccgtagtcagagggaagcaaatatagtcagtagccgggaaatcagagcctagaagcgagggggagtgggaacacaagacagaattaaggcaaacagataaggaacgaacagggagacagcgggagagacacagatggaaacagacaacagaggaggttaacaggtcaggtgaacacggaggtcaggagggggcagggcagacaacaggtcactcaagagcagaacacagcagagccaaaagtatcactggcgaagtcgaagagaaacagtgccctaataaagcagcctgacctccagaacgaggcagaaaggattaacccctaacgtgtcctgcatcagaagtgaaactaaaaaaaaggctcagctccagctgagccaggagtcaatcatgacaaatgggcaaaaaagcataaaaaacaaaGCAAAGAATGCAAAACTCAGAGAAGAATGTTATCACGAAATTGGGTGCGAGAAAATAATGCAAATTACTAAAACAAGTGTATAATATATAGTAACTATGCTGGGTATAGCAGAACTTCCATAGAAACATAGAAGAAATAATCACCCCATTAAAACATGGCAGACCCACTTAGATAGAGGTTGTGTCCATACTAATTAGAATATAGAGGTCAAATTAGAACATAAAAGGTCAAATATgatatattttttctttctatagaAAAACAAAAGGTTTATAGCAATTATTAATAGGACAAAAATAGGAAAAGAGAATTATCATGAATAAATATGTCCAGATATAATAACATATACAGCAATAGTTAAGATAAAACCCATAAAGATGAGTAAATCCCACAAAAGTGGGAAACAACCTATGAGTATAGCCAATAATCTCAAATAATAAGGGTAACCAAAACACTACTAAGTggggagaaagaaaagaaaaggacaCTTGCTGATTGAGTCcatctggggcactagattccatcCTATATATCCAACCCGCTTCCTTATGTAGATCAAACATCTTGCTAATTATAAGGTCAAAGAAAGGCGATTTAAGCCTAAACAAAATATGACCCTATGTCAGCGCAACACTGGCAATATAACATACAAAAAATTGCGCTACACGAcatataaaaaattaattttattatttcatAATTTACTAACAAAAAGTATCAATAAGTGGACATGGCATCAGCAGAGAAGTAAAGACAAAAGACGATTGTTTCACAACAAGATCACAACCAAATGTACATAGCAATTTTTGATAGACAGAGAAATGCACCATATATCCGTGATGAAACAATTTTTGATGTAATATCCCCAGTATATAGACACCTGTGATTCCAAATAGATGTTTAGTAGGCAGGCAAAGTGCGTGTATTAAATACCTAGTACTAAAGTAAGAACAACCATTATCAAAAAGATTGTGTTACCAATTCTTGGTAAATAACCACCACAATAAGCCCTGCAAAACAAGGTAGCCAAGGAACCACACTGAGCCAATCAAGGGATCCCCATAGTAAACAATGTAAATGGTCACGGATATGTTAATGCCATCAGAATAAATGCATAATTACCTAAGGAAACAAAGGTCTTGTCTGGAAACTCCTATGTGCGTTTCGACgagcagtctttttccagggagagaGTGTCAGAGAGACACtctctccctggaaaaagactgctcGTCG is drawn from Anomaloglossus baeobatrachus isolate aAnoBae1 chromosome 3, aAnoBae1.hap1, whole genome shotgun sequence and contains these coding sequences:
- the LOC142295435 gene encoding fetuin-B-like, which codes for MERIFVVALLVSLCSATSPPHPNIISLDCNATEIQADLAVDLINEDRKEGFLFRPVRVESVFMQESVKLPGSNIYYVDLDVIETDCHVLSGKSWKECNNDIPFHETIFGHCKAIIFIARPWRILKLMNYNCTISPVPLRSVVHVCPDCPSLVRDISPKIEEKVNLVAEQFNKDSNNNETHYFKVDHIERVTTQYVFGQSYFFSFIVKETECLKTDSNVDLANCKFLKDSEAEVGFCKGSSFHTPDRKENVQGSCEIYDPKPDKHDHGHKHRHCHHGHDSSKTDQGQEKPDAPKVEEADVKQEGTGEAGQGKDVPDNCGHHKHGHCPHHGCRRHHHQHPHHHHRHHPHHHHHQHDQKNDNHNHDASHHHDHHHNHTSSHDGSSSEEHAEKKSFKKRSKGSIQFHFLSDDENSVPVPTIVRLPPPPQHPGKHGKHDDIEFPSEHSKLSTCPGEPLVVLPEIVKNFLFA